A genome region from Archaeoglobus fulgidus DSM 4304 includes the following:
- a CDS encoding amidohydrolase family protein — translation MEVYSGILVTHEGVFHGDLIVEEMAFEESRVEKDDFVISPTFFNAHTHLGDAALREAPRLDLVSIVGPGGYKHRMLSQIDSKTLRQEVELEVRISRDAGTSHFLDFREGGKAGLEIVKGIDGVLPLARPTSVEEAEEVEAFGFAYSSARDHDLKLMEEVREIARRRKMLFAIHAGEKDCADVDAALALEPDFVVHMNSCPEKIREFVEAEIPIVSCIRSNAFFGLLNKKSYELLSEYEKWMLGTDNAMISTASMLDEMHFAAYLIGKEKAILRAATASYAVFGFRHGYVVFNRNCSFRRTSDPLLTLVRRAGVKDIERVLIL, via the coding sequence ATGGAGGTTTACAGCGGGATTCTTGTCACTCACGAAGGCGTCTTTCACGGTGACTTAATTGTCGAGGAAATGGCGTTTGAGGAGAGCAGGGTGGAGAAGGATGATTTTGTGATTTCCCCAACTTTCTTCAACGCCCACACCCATCTGGGTGATGCTGCTCTAAGAGAGGCACCAAGGCTCGACCTCGTGAGCATTGTGGGCCCGGGTGGCTACAAGCACCGCATGCTTTCCCAGATTGATTCAAAAACTCTCAGACAGGAGGTGGAGCTGGAGGTGAGGATAAGCAGAGATGCTGGAACGTCCCACTTCCTCGACTTCAGGGAGGGCGGCAAAGCAGGGCTTGAAATCGTAAAGGGAATCGATGGTGTCCTGCCCCTTGCCAGACCAACAAGCGTTGAGGAGGCTGAAGAGGTTGAGGCTTTCGGCTTCGCCTACAGCAGCGCTCGTGACCACGATTTGAAGCTTATGGAAGAGGTTAGAGAGATTGCAAGGCGGAGGAAGATGCTGTTCGCCATTCATGCTGGGGAGAAGGACTGCGCGGATGTTGATGCTGCTTTGGCTTTAGAGCCTGACTTTGTTGTCCACATGAATTCTTGCCCGGAAAAAATAAGGGAGTTTGTTGAGGCCGAAATCCCCATCGTGAGCTGCATTCGCAGCAACGCCTTCTTTGGCCTTCTTAACAAAAAAAGCTACGAATTGCTGAGCGAATACGAAAAATGGATGCTTGGAACGGACAATGCAATGATTTCCACAGCATCAATGCTGGACGAGATGCACTTTGCCGCTTACCTTATTGGCAAAGAAAAGGCGATTTTGAGGGCTGCAACAGCTAGCTATGCTGTTTTTGGCTTCAGACACGGCTACGTAGTCTTCAACAGAAACTGCAGCTTCAGGAGGACTTCCGACCCGCTTTTAACGCTTGTGAGGAGGGCCGGGGTTAAGGACATTGAGAGGGTTTTAATCCTATGA
- a CDS encoding SpoVG family protein — MAEITEVRIYKSKGNGSVKAYASVSFDNEFVVKGLKVVEGEKGLWVSMPSRRMKDGSFQDVFHPVSREARDKIVDAVLKAYQEQE; from the coding sequence TTGGCCGAAATAACAGAAGTTAGGATATATAAGTCGAAGGGGAACGGAAGCGTAAAGGCCTATGCGTCTGTGAGTTTTGACAACGAGTTTGTTGTGAAGGGTTTGAAGGTTGTTGAGGGAGAAAAAGGGCTTTGGGTGAGCATGCCCAGCAGAAGGATGAAGGATGGGAGCTTTCAGGACGTTTTCCATCCGGTTAGCAGGGAGGCGAGAGATAAGATAGTGGATGCGGTTCTGAAGGCCTATCAGGAGCAGGAGTAG
- a CDS encoding amino acid permease, giving the protein MREKIGFWEAVSIGIGGMIGGGIFAVLGLSVQLAKGSAPIAFLIAGIVALFTAYSYAKLSLRFPSEGGTIEFLIKAYGTGLLAGGLNILLLVSYVVMIALYSYAFGSYAANALGTPILKSFLIAFVVIFFTVLNSLGAVVSGRAEDLLVAFKLAVLVIVAAAGLAFVNPERLMPSNWADAVSIIAGGMIIFLAYEGFELIANAGGDVEHPKVLEKAFYVSVVVVIAVYVLIAIITVGTLPYEKIMEARDYALAIAAEPALGQLGFWFVTFAALASTSSAINATLYGTARASYMVAKFGELPEFVGKKLWRQAYEGLVVIPILSIILSITTNLETIATAGSGGFLLIFAAVNLAAVKLRRKVKVNPLISSAGAIMALAAFTILALRMAEENLYALAVMLSLIAASFLFEWTYRWYTGREIGRYVDRKLIEREKNLRNWEEWIPAVVDELRRRYSDSEVYLVGSLARGEAEKAGDVDLLVLTDAVENGEKEGITRDIKKKLELGPQHCLDLHFEKKSLRDEALKRAVSYRRLK; this is encoded by the coding sequence GTGCGGGAGAAAATCGGCTTCTGGGAAGCTGTCAGCATCGGCATTGGCGGCATGATTGGGGGAGGAATTTTTGCCGTTCTCGGCCTGAGCGTTCAGCTTGCGAAGGGCTCTGCCCCTATAGCCTTTCTCATTGCCGGAATTGTTGCGCTTTTTACCGCCTACTCCTACGCAAAGCTCAGCCTGAGGTTTCCGAGCGAGGGCGGGACGATAGAGTTCCTGATCAAGGCTTACGGAACGGGTTTGCTTGCTGGTGGGTTAAACATCCTTCTCCTCGTTAGCTATGTTGTCATGATAGCTCTCTACTCCTACGCCTTTGGCAGTTACGCCGCCAACGCCCTCGGAACCCCTATTTTGAAGAGCTTCCTTATCGCATTCGTTGTAATCTTTTTTACAGTTTTAAACTCCCTCGGAGCAGTTGTGAGCGGAAGAGCAGAGGATCTGCTCGTTGCGTTCAAGCTTGCGGTGCTTGTTATCGTTGCCGCAGCGGGGCTTGCCTTCGTGAATCCTGAGAGGCTCATGCCGTCCAACTGGGCTGATGCAGTGAGCATAATTGCAGGCGGGATGATTATCTTCCTCGCCTACGAGGGATTTGAGCTGATTGCCAATGCGGGCGGAGATGTTGAGCATCCGAAGGTTCTTGAGAAGGCCTTCTACGTTTCAGTTGTTGTCGTTATAGCGGTTTACGTTCTAATTGCCATAATAACTGTCGGAACGCTGCCCTACGAGAAGATTATGGAGGCCAGAGATTACGCTCTTGCCATTGCTGCCGAGCCAGCACTCGGACAGCTTGGCTTCTGGTTCGTCACCTTTGCAGCCCTCGCATCAACAAGCTCGGCAATCAACGCCACTCTGTACGGAACCGCAAGAGCAAGCTACATGGTTGCCAAGTTTGGAGAGCTTCCCGAGTTTGTTGGAAAGAAGCTGTGGAGGCAGGCTTACGAGGGGCTGGTTGTGATTCCCATTCTCTCCATAATTCTTTCCATCACCACCAACCTTGAAACGATAGCCACAGCAGGCAGCGGGGGATTCCTGCTTATATTTGCTGCTGTAAACCTCGCTGCGGTAAAGCTCAGGAGGAAGGTTAAGGTCAATCCGCTAATCTCCTCAGCTGGGGCGATTATGGCCCTCGCAGCCTTCACAATTCTTGCATTGAGAATGGCGGAGGAAAATCTCTACGCTTTGGCTGTGATGCTTTCCCTTATAGCAGCTTCCTTCCTCTTTGAGTGGACTTACAGGTGGTATACAGGAAGGGAGATTGGAAGATACGTTGACAGGAAGCTGATAGAGAGGGAGAAAAACCTCAGAAACTGGGAGGAGTGGATTCCTGCGGTTGTGGATGAGCTAAGGAGAAGATATAGCGACAGCGAGGTTTACCTTGTCGGCAGCCTTGCAAGAGGTGAGGCTGAGAAGGCGGGTGATGTTGACCTGCTGGTTCTGACGGATGCGGTTGAAAATGGAGAAAAGGAAGGGATAACGAGGGACATCAAGAAAAAGCTTGAATTGGGCCCCCAGCACTGCCTTGACCTTCACTTCGAGAAGAAGAGTTTAAGGGATGAGGCGTTGAAAAGGGCCGTGAGTTACAGGAGGTTAAAGTGA
- a CDS encoding preprotein translocase subunit Sec61beta has protein sequence MAKAPKGKAKTPPLMSSAGIMRYFEEEKTQIKVSPKTILAAGIVTGVLIIILNAYYGLWP, from the coding sequence ATGGCAAAGGCTCCGAAGGGCAAGGCGAAGACACCACCGCTGATGTCCTCTGCAGGTATAATGAGGTACTTCGAGGAGGAAAAAACTCAGATAAAGGTTAGCCCAAAAACCATTCTTGCTGCAGGCATCGTTACGGGAGTTTTAATAATCATCCTGAACGCCTACTACGGGCTCTGGCCTTAA
- a CDS encoding Nif3-like dinuclear metal center hexameric protein codes for MNLAEVVRFLDDFLEINSYQDVSNNGLQVEGSEEVKKVAFAVDASMESFRAAKAVNADMLVVHHGLIWGGIGYIRGIVKRRIEFLLRSNLSLYAAHLPLDAHREVGNNAVILRKIGAEPQEEFGEYKGVKIGFSAKLEKATAVGEIAEKLGPAMVLPFGEERVRKVAAVSGKGCFALNEAIDAGVELFITGEPEHEAYHLAKEGGINVFFLGHYESEKFGVQSLMEVVREKLGIEAVFLDIPTNL; via the coding sequence ATGAACCTCGCCGAAGTTGTACGATTTCTCGACGATTTTTTGGAGATTAACAGCTATCAGGATGTTTCAAACAACGGACTGCAGGTTGAGGGTAGCGAGGAAGTGAAGAAGGTCGCCTTTGCCGTTGACGCATCCATGGAGAGCTTCAGGGCTGCAAAGGCTGTAAATGCGGACATGCTCGTCGTCCATCACGGCCTTATCTGGGGCGGTATAGGCTACATAAGGGGAATTGTGAAAAGAAGGATTGAGTTTCTGCTGAGAAGCAACCTCTCCCTCTACGCAGCCCACCTTCCGCTTGATGCCCACAGGGAGGTGGGGAATAACGCCGTGATTCTAAGAAAAATTGGCGCAGAGCCGCAGGAGGAGTTTGGAGAGTACAAGGGCGTGAAGATTGGCTTCTCGGCAAAGCTGGAAAAGGCAACTGCAGTAGGGGAGATTGCGGAAAAGCTTGGCCCGGCGATGGTTCTGCCCTTTGGGGAGGAGAGGGTCAGAAAAGTTGCTGCAGTGTCGGGAAAGGGCTGCTTTGCCTTAAACGAGGCTATTGATGCTGGAGTGGAGCTTTTCATCACGGGAGAGCCTGAGCACGAAGCCTACCATCTGGCAAAGGAGGGTGGAATCAACGTATTTTTTCTCGGGCACTACGAGAGTGAGAAGTTTGGCGTTCAGAGCCTGATGGAGGTTGTGAGGGAAAAATTGGGGATTGAGGCTGTGTTTCTTGACATTCCGACGAACCTTTAA